The genomic window CACCTCGCGCTCGGCGTCCGGGGACGTCACCGCCCGGTGGGCGTCACTGGCCCTGCCGGCGACGCGCTGCGCCGCCGCGTGGAGGGGGTGAGCGAGAAGACGCTGTCGCAGACCCTCCGGTCCCTGGAGCGCGACGGCCCGGTCACCCGCGACGTCGTCACGGCCATCCCGCCGGGGGTCGAGTACGCGCTCACCCGGGGCAGCGGGTGGCCGCCCGGCTGCGCGACCTCGCCGACGTGCTGGAGGACACCGTCCCCGAGGTCGAGCGGGCCCGCGCGGGACACCGCCCCCGCTGGGCCTCCCGCTCCCCCGCGGGCACGCGTCCGTTGACACGCGTGCCATGGTCGAGCGGTGGCGCTCGTGCCGGACGGACTCGTGGCGGTCGTCAAGCGCGACTGTCCCACCTGCGCGCTGGTCGAGCCGGTCCTGCGGCACCTGGCCGGCGCCGGCGCGCTGACCGTCGTCAGCCAGGACGACCCGTCCTTCCCCGCCGGGCTGCCGGTGACCGACGACCGCGAGCTGGAGGTCAGCTGGCGGCTGGGCATCGAGACGGTGCCCACGCTGCTGCGGATGGCCGACGGCGCGGAGACCGGCCGCGTCGAGGGCTGGCTGCGCAGCCAGTGGGAGTCCTTCA from Geodermatophilus normandii includes these protein-coding regions:
- a CDS encoding winged helix-turn-helix transcriptional regulator — translated: MRALPLTVTGPRAPTRGEHLPFRPRSHAPPRDRPVARARQGRVRARLHLALGVRGRHRPVGVTGPAGDALRRRVEGVSEKTLSQTLRSLERDGPVTRDVVTAIPPGVEYALTRGSGWPPGCATSPTCWRTPSPRSSGPARDTAPAGPPAPPRARVR